In Zingiber officinale cultivar Zhangliang chromosome 3A, Zo_v1.1, whole genome shotgun sequence, the DNA window CCACTAGCGAGCCTTTGATCGACTGTTCACTGGCCCATATTTCTCTTGCTCCCCTAACACCCCGACTACCTCCGATCAGAGCCACACCAAAGGACCTCCCGACCCCCCGCCCCCAGAATCATCCACAGGGCCTCTTCTACGGGCCCCTGGTGTCACCATGATGCTTCCCTCCCAGAGAGGAGCTGTCCTTTCTGAACCAGAATCCTTCGCAGTTCTCTGTCTTTTAAAGCTGAGGAGCTCCATTGTCCATTCCTATTAGGACGGTATGGATCTTATTCACAAACAAACATCCATTGGGCGGAGGATTGTTTCTCTTAAGAGCTTACATAGGTaggttatttattttgttataaaCTTGTAATTGCAATTTTTATGCGACTGGCCAGTGTTTGATAGTTGGGATGGGCCTAAGCTACCACTTGGTTGAAACGTCCTGTGCCCACAGAGAAGTGGAAACACGATTGGCAGTGTTAGAGGTGGCTCAGGCAAACTCCCCAGGCTGGGAGGAAAGTTGGGCGAAAGTGACATCCTTGAAGGCCGATCTGGTTAAACAGAGTGAACTTCTTGAACACGCTGCTCAGCttgtggaggaggagaagaaaaagaacgtCTCCAACTTGGTTACTTTGGAGAAGCTTCAGCGCCAACTCAGCATATCAGAATCTAAGCTGAAGTCAGAGAGCACTCAGAGACAGACAAGAAAATCGTAGAGGTCAAGGCCCTATTCGCCCAACTTAAAGAGCTTACATTGACCCACGAAGCAGAGTTGGATGGCAAAGCATCCGAGCTGCTTTCCAAAGACGCTAAGCTGGAAGGTCTTAGAACCGAGCTGGAGAACTACAAGCTTGGGGAGGTAGATCGCTATGAAGCGAAGAGGGTGGAGTATCTTCGGTCTCAAGCCTTTTACGATCTCCTGAACCAAAGGACCTTAAAAATGTTCAGGTTTGGGGCCGATGGTGCCCTCAAACATTTGAGAGAGGGCGGCCACCTCACCCGGCCTACAAAAGATATTTGATGACATCCCGATAATGCCTTCCCTGACTTTGCATGACATTTTTGTACTTCTTAGAACCTATTCTGATAGGTGTTTGTTTCTTCTcctattttattttgaaatgacgTTATGAAACTTTACCCTCATGACCTTAGTCGATTTTTGGCCATTTGTATTCTTATTAGTTGTTTACTTTTACTTTACAAATACCTGAGCACTTATCCAGTATGATCACAACATTAAGTTTCCCCATATAACAAAAGACTATGCAAATCTTTTAGGGAGAATACGAACAACTTCTCCATCGCGTGTCAGGTGTGAGTGAGTGGTTTCATTTTTCTGGAGGGTGGAGCCTACTTTTGCCTATATTGCTCAAAGGGTGAGCAGACAAATATCCCAAAGCCAAGCGAGCGACTGGGCATTTCGATATTGACTGGGCAAATGTGAGTACACCATTCTCGATTAAGTATAAACAGGAAGGTAGCTGATCGAGTGATTGTATATAATAGGACCAAAGGAATAGGACGACCGAGCAAGCGACGTGGTGATCTTTCCTTAAGAGCGCGGGGAACTCCGCTTATAACTTGGTACTAAGGCACAAGAGTCTAGGATGTTTTTATTCGATCGAATGGTCGTTAGGCACAGGAACTCCGCTTATAACATGACGCTAAGGCACGAGATATTTTtatctgatcggacggttgttAGGCACAGGGAACCCACTTATAACTTGGCGCTAAGGCACAAGAGTCTAGGATGTTTTTATTCGATCGGATGGTcgttagggttgtaaatgaattaaACATTTGTGAACAAACTTAGTGTTTGACTTGATAaaagtttgtttatgttcgttcaatatacacaatatcaattaaataaataagcttgaataACTTGTTACACTAAATAAGCAAGCTTGAACACTTAAGTGTTCAGCTTGTTAATGTTCATAAACAACGTTCGtgaattgagagctcaataactaatcaaacaagtaaaatttcaagcaatcaaacaagcttgaattgagagttcaatAACATCTTAACGAATCAAGCTCCAACTAAATTCAAAccaagcttaaattgagagctcgataacatctaaacaagtcAATCTCAAGCCATGATTCaaataagctcaagctcataaaaaataaagtaagccaaacttgaacaatcatttcacaagcttggttcattttaagctcggctcggttatcttatcaaataagtttgaacaaccCAAAGCTCAGCTTGGGTTGGCTTGTTTACAGCTCTAACGGTCGTTAGACACGGGGAACCTACTTATAATTTGGCACTAAGACACAAGAGTATGAGACGTTTTTATCTGACTGGACAGTCGTTAGGCACGGTGACTCTGCTTATAACTTGGCACTAAGGCACAAGAGTCTGGGACGTTTTTATCCAACCGAACGGTCGTTAGGCATGGGGAACCTTGCTTATAACTTGACGCTTAGGCATAAGAGTCTGGGACGTTTTTATCCTACCAGACGGTTGTTAGGCATAGGGAACCAGCTTATGACTTGACACTAAGGCACAAGAGTCTGGGATGTTTTGCTTTTAAGCGCAACTCGCCTGCATTATCATTAAGCATAGACATCCAACAAGATATATATTTGTGTAGTATAAGCATGTCCTCAAGTTCGGTAAGGCTGGAGATGGTTAGTGCTCCATGGCTAGAGTTGATGAAGATGGATAGATGATGAGATGGCGTGCACGCTAACCGCAAAAAGACCTTGAACGGGGGGAGTTTCTGGTCGCGACCTTGCATGCCACGTCACAGAGAATGGAGGGAGAAGAAAATGTCAGTAGAGCTAGCGAGGGGTCCCTGGCACAGTCACTCAAACTCTCAAGTTAGCAAGGAGGTCTGAGCAATGGTAATCGAAGAACAGTGATGAGGAATAATGGAGAGCAACGGGAAAAACATGCGCGTGAGGAagggacccctttatatagggttgTTTCTCTTAGCACACATAACAAGGCATATTGCTATAATAAAACCAACCATACTTATACTGCCCAAATTGCACTGACCAGTTTTTGCATATCTGGTGGAACGCCCACTGTATTGGCTATAGAGAATATTCCAGTGATTATCTGACAGCGACCGTTATATGTGGTGTTAAAAGACCTATCGAGCTAACAGGCCGAACGGGCTGACGGGCTGTTATCCCATAACGATGGGCTTTTCGGAGCTTTTAGGCCTTCATGGGCTTTGATGATGTTCCTGCAGCAACCCTAACCTTTCATGTTATTCGATCGGACCTCACTCCCAATCAAATCCAATCGCATAAAAGGGACTGGGTACTAGTATGGTTTAGATGACTTTCGACAACTCAATTTATCCGGCAGTTGCCATCTACTCGGCCAGAAAGTCCGGTCAAACCTATAGGACCCCATGTCCGATTGGACATGATTAACCATTGAAAAGCATATGCTTGGATCTGTAAGGGAAACCTTTCCTTATCTCGTCGGAAGACCTCGAGGGTGTGACCACCCATTGCTGTTTGAGTGGTCTTTTGTCCAACCAAGGATTAAGGGATTATCCCCTTACCCCTTCTCTCTTCTTGAGGGGTTAGGTTAATCCTTCTAATTAGTCTTTATGGGCGGACTTGAGGCCTAAGTTGACCCCTTTTGGACTTTGACCACAACATTAGCTAATACTCTTAACTTCAATACTCACTTTGGGGCACCCACCCTACTCACCGTATCAATGGAAAAAGACGGAGGTAGATCAGAAGTAGACCGAAGTGGAGATGGGCATGGACATATGCCAACATCTTAGCAAGGTATTGAAAGCTGATTCGAAGTAGAGGTGTCAATAGGTCATACTTATGCCAAGCACAACCCAAGCTTGGGCCTGTCTATGCTCGGACCAAAGCCCACCTTGGCTTGAGTTTTGCCCAACCTAGCTCTTTTCAAACAATGCTTGGTTTAGACACTCTAAGaccaattattttttttaatgttaaacCTTTTAGTTAATActtcaaaattattaaataattaataaaaaaaaatatattttgaaaaatcattaataatagtattattattttttttattaactatGTTTAATATTAATAGATAAATTTTAGaattgtttttaaaaagattaaaattgaaCTATACATGAAATAGGCCAAGCTCAACTCGCGAGTCATACCTTGTTCGAAACTGGATTGTGCTCAGTCTATGAACTGCATAGGTGCTACTTGGCTTAAACCTGTTGATGGTGTCGGGCCTTCAAACCAGGCTGGGCGACAAGTGACCCATCCCATTTGACACCTCTAGTTCTAGGCAATAGGAGCTCAACCCAGTTTAACATGTAGATGGTCCTAACCACCGAGACTTTTggcattaaaataatattaaaatagaaaatgaaattatgtatgtatgtatgtgtaTATATACATACGTATACATACATACATGTGTGTATACATATATACAATACATGCATATGTATTTATATTCCAATTGTATCCCTAATCAATTTCACAAACATAAAGAAACAATTCATAATTGACAAGAACTAAAATTGAACCATTTCATATTTCACATTACATAAATGAAGAAAATCGAAATCACAACAAAGTATAAAATTCAATAATTCAGTCATAAATCCAAATTGTCAGAAAATACATAGCAAATTTATAATTAGTGTCATGATAAAATATAGATTAGATGACTAGTATCACATTATAATCAAATTAACCAataacttataattttttttagagttGCCTAGACCACCTAGGTGCTTCTCTTGGGCTGTCCAGGTCGTCTAGGCAGTCCACCTAGGCTACTTTTGAAAGGGCTGCCTAAGAGGAGCTCCCTAACCACTAGGTGAAGCGGTCCCTTATTGCATCCAACTAGGTGGCTACTTAGAATCCCATTTAGAAGAATACATCTAAGGGGTCTATGGACATAATAGGTAATCCATCGTTTGGCTTAACCAATCATGTGTCACTTCCCCATTCATTGTTGCCTGAATACACTAATTGAGCTTTGTTCACACCATTACCAATCATGCACGTGTTAACATCAGTGATTCCTGGAGTATGTATTTTTGGCCACACCAACTTTCTTATTCTCCATTCTCCCATCTCTGAATTTCATTTGTGTTAGTAGGTTAGTGAGATTAAATGTCCCATGATATGAATGATTATATCAGtggttctgtttttttttttctagataACTACATGCTTTTGATTCACATTATCGGAATTTGTTCAGCACCCAAACCAGGAACTATAGCATTGGCTAGGTAAATACAATGTGTTTAAAATTTGATAATGAAGTCAATATATCTAATTTTGGATGATGAAATTGGATATACAACATAAACACTAACTTATTACGGCATTTTGTTTGTACAACTCTCCTAACTGAGGATTTCTGGAGTATAAACCCTGAACTCGATAATGAAACTATATTCAGATAAGGTAAAAAGATATGGACTAGTAAATGAGAACTCATATCTTAGTGATTCAACTTGAGATTGCAAAAATTTAGGCAATCCATTAGAAATAATTTTGCAGTTTGAGATCTTTAAAGGAAATGACGTTGAAGTCAGATAATCTCAGGAGAACTGGAACTTGAGTGTGAATTAGATTTGAATGTCTCACATTCCTGGCTCAGTGATGGATCACCAAAAATTAAATTTAGTCTATCTAGGTAGAGGTCGTGGCTTAGAATACTTATGTTACTGTCAAGATTTCAGAGCCTCTAGACTATGTGAAAAGGCTATACAATATCCTTGGGAGATCTTCCACTAAGAACATCGGAACCCTCAGAAACCAAGTAGTTTCTGACTAACCAGATTGATCAGTTCCACTTTAGAAAGCTCTTTGGTTTTCTGTTATTTAAGTTTATAATGGACTTGTTGTCCCCATaaggaaagtgcataatgaaGTTTTAATACTAACTTTGCACGAAGTGAAAGACCCATTTGAAGTAGGGTCTTAATGCAACAAAAATAgacgattttaaaataaattggtgcAATAAAATAAACCAGACCATGGTCTACATATTTATTGTCAATTTCTCCAACTGAAGACCATTATTCATGACAGCATTAAGATGGCCAATATTTATTCAGCTGTATGATGCATAATTTTGGCATGCCCGGTTTCATAAAGTGACTTAAGTGAGAAATAACCTTTTCATTGTTGGAGGACTTTCAATCAATGTCAAATATTCAACTATCATATAGGTTTATGATATTTGAATTGCACGTGCTGCATCATTTCAGTGTTCTAAGGTTAGGGTGCCAAAGCTGGTAACTAGTCACCAATGGTTTAGATGCTTCCAGAAATAGATATGCAAATCAATTGTCATATAGACAATGTTACTTCTTCCAAAATTTGACATCAAGCTGAGGTGTTTCCCAACAAAGAGGACCATAAGTCAAAACTAGATGTGTCTCACCGATAACACTTGTGCCCTTCCACATGAGACCATCTTCTGATGATATGATTTTTAGAAAAACATATTATTTTATGTCTCCTCATCATCTCAATGTCAATCAGAACACATGTTTCTCTTTAGTATTAGTGTCTACCATTGACAATCCAATGTTGTGAGTAGCAATGTCAACCCTTGAGCGCACCTTGGTCGTTTTCATATGCTGCTTTAGAATACATTAGATTTTTTGTGTATGCCATATTGCCTCTCCAGAAGAATGCTCGCTGCCAATCAACCTTTAATATTTTCTATTACTTATCTGACAATGCATTTGGTTTATAGCAGCACGATGTGTTGGGTAAGTAGCTGACACTGTTTTAAACATTGTTGAATGTTACTGTATCCAATTATGATTTGGAAATGTTTGACTAGCATATGTGTTGCATAATTTCTAACTATTAATTATCCTGGCTGAGATTCATGTTTTGTTTTGGTTCAGGGATGATATTGTCTTCAAAGATCCTTTGAACTCCTTTGTTGGGATAGACAATTACAAACGTATATTCTGGGCACTTAGATTCACTGGAAGTATTTTCTTCCGAGTTATAAGTATCAATATCGTGAGCATATGGCAGCCTGTAGAGAATATAATAATGATTCGCTGGATTGTTCACGGTGTTCCTAGGGTGCCTTGGGAGAGCCATGGCCGGTTCGATGGGAACTCCGAATACAAACTCGACAAGAATGGAAAGATCTATGAGCATCGTGTAGACAATGTTGCTCTTAATACACCAACCAAGTTCAAGGTATTACCAGTGGAGGAGCTGATTCAGTTGCTTGGTTGTCCATCGACACCAAAGCCAACATATTTTGAGTCACCACCGCCCAAAGGCATTTCTTGCTTGCCATTTTTGTTTAGATTCTCGTGGATCAGATGCTACTTCGTACTCTACCTAATTATTGCATATAGACGTGCTACGAAGGACTGCGAACTCTCTGTACACTAATATTGCACTTATGACTGTATCGTGAATTTGATTTTGTATAGTGTAGAATAACGCTTTGTGTATATATTCTTAGATTTGTTGTTGCATATTCTGATAGAAAAACGTTTCGTGTAAATATTCATAGAATTGTTGTTTCTTGAATCTGTTTGTTTAAATCACTGGCATTCACCGGACCAGTTGGACACCTCTAAACTCTTCTTTGATTACTATAATCCGTTCCTAACCTTATGGGTGTTAAAAATAGATCCGATCCACTCATTTGATCCGAGTTGACTTGAAGAATATCTAGTTAGGGTTGGAGATTTTTAGGTCTAAGTTCGGATTGATTTGAATTTGGATTTTATTTTAGGGGTTTCAATTGGGTTAAATTAACCGTGTGAGTTGCCTCGAAGAATATATTGGAGGTTTTTAGGTCAGGTTCGAATTGGCTTGGATTTAAATTTTAGGAGTTTTAATTGGGTTAAATTAACAGTGCGGGCTAATGATCAACGCCAACCAATCTTCCTCTTCTCCCCTATCTGTCTTCCATCTCAGTTTCGTCTTCTAACTCGTTTGACAGATAAAGTTGGTAAAATACAGCAAAACGCAACTAATGATATACAGATGGCATGATGATTCATGGCATGGTCCTTTCCTTGTTTCATCCAATTCTGCCATCCTCATTCGACGACAAATCTCTCATGGAAGCACCCTATTGGCTGCTGCTTTTCTCcctcttcctttccttcttccccttTAACACCGCGGCGCTCGACATTGCTATCCTGAGCGCCACCGTCCGCGACAGAGCCTTCGGCGTGTTGGCCCGCCGCCGAACCGGCGTCGCCTACTCGGTGCCTTTGCCTTCCGACCTCTCCGGCGCCTCCGCCTCCGTCGAACGCATTCGGAGCGGCATCTTATGGACCGCCGGCGCTCGCCTCGGGTCCGTCAGCGTCCCGCCGCGGACGACGACGGCGCCGTTTGTGAGAAGACTCGCATTCGTCTACCAGGACCTCGGTAACCGGTCGTCGTCCTTCTTCGACGGCGTCCGTGGGTACGCCCTCGCGTCGCCGGTCGTCGGGTTGAAAGCCTACGACGCGTCGTTGCATCCCGGAGAGGAGGTTGGGCTGAGGACTCTCGGCGAGCCGATCATGGTCGCCTTCCCGAGAGTATCGTTGCCGGCGGGGGTAAATTCCACGGCGGCGATTAAATGCATGAGGCTCGGCGCGGCGGACGAGCTGGCCGATGCGGTGTCGGGGAACGCATGCGTGGCGAGGCAGACGGGGCACTTCGCGTTGGTGGTGGCGGCTGGGCCACGGCAGAATGGGGGGCGGAGGTGGTGGATGGTGTGGGCAGTGTGGTTCGGCGGTGGGGTCGTTGTGGTTGTTGTGGCGGTGGTGGTGGGAATCATGATGGTTaggtggaggagaaggaagagaagggagagcaTGGAGAGGGTGGCGGAGGACGAGGCAGCTCTGGGGACGGTGTGGGCAGGGAGGAGCAAGATGCCATCTGCTAGCATGTGCAGGACGGGGCCAGTGATTGAGGATGCAACTGCACCATGATTGGATTCCATTTACTGCATGCAACACAAACAATATGACACGCTTTGTATTTTTCTCAGAAACAAATTGTGTTTCAGGTGGAGCTAGTGAGTGAGCAGAAATCTATGTCGGTGGATTAGATCAGTATTTAAATTTTATACAACGAGGAGTTTTACGATTCCTAGTCACAATGCATGCTCCGTGGGAAAGATGGATGATCATGTTCGTACACTGAGTCAATAGAAACCGGAGACGTGACACTTTCTGCTGCTCTCAGATGCTTTTCACAGCGACGTAAGCCTCtgatgaacctgcaacaaagccgggcCGCGAAGGAgtttccggcgacgaccctccgacgctcaaatcaagcGAAGGCAAGAAGCAACAAAATagagactgtggctacagtagacgAGAAGAaaatcatacctccgtcgaagtccgggtgtctttatataggaccctggagagacgcgtgcacgcttcccaaggcgtgCGCTTTCCTCAAAGCATACATTGGAATGACTGTGTCAGAAAaacatgtctgacaccataccgcAATTGTCCGAACATATCTctgtcatggcagcggaaacttcCTCCGTACGATCCTTAGTAcggtccggccgccgaccatgttg includes these proteins:
- the LOC122051890 gene encoding uncharacterized protein LOC122051890, with the protein product MAFLLPLTDTPSKPPIKRQYFGRTIAGTCGPRKRTPASCSARGPVKDEVRERVIRVCDPLRSGGLVLSPIPSLTLLGSVSPSSLPSPSLKPEQQMDDEEEEKQRYYVNMGYAIRSLREDFTDIFQREPNFEIYRDDIVFKDPLNSFVGIDNYKRIFWALRFTGSIFFRVISINIVSIWQPVENIIMIRWIVHGVPRVPWESHGRFDGNSEYKLDKNGKIYEHRVDNVALNTPTKFKVLPVEELIQLLGCPSTPKPTYFESPPPKGISCLPFLFRFSWIRCYFVLYLIIAYRRATKDCELSVH
- the LOC122050420 gene encoding uncharacterized protein LOC122050420 yields the protein MMIHGMVLSLFHPILPSSFDDKSLMEAPYWLLLFSLFLSFFPFNTAALDIAILSATVRDRAFGVLARRRTGVAYSVPLPSDLSGASASVERIRSGILWTAGARLGSVSVPPRTTTAPFVRRLAFVYQDLGNRSSSFFDGVRGYALASPVVGLKAYDASLHPGEEVGLRTLGEPIMVAFPRVSLPAGVNSTAAIKCMRLGAADELADAVSGNACVARQTGHFALVVAAGPRQNGGRRWWMVWAVWFGGGVVVVVVAVVVGIMMVRWRRRKRRESMERVAEDEAALGTVWAGRSKMPSASMCRTGPVIEDATAP